A window of the Equus asinus isolate D_3611 breed Donkey chromosome 20, EquAss-T2T_v2, whole genome shotgun sequence genome harbors these coding sequences:
- the UHRF1 gene encoding E3 ubiquitin-protein ligase UHRF1 isoform X1, translating to MGSERGGAAGRGAANERGGSSEGGRALARGAPRPVPAVGVGVGSLAWPARPGGSTRGAPGPGVGGRGQPGRPRGRAPADTMWIQVRTMDGKVAHTVDSLSRLTKVEELRRKIQELFHVEPGLQRLFFRGKQMEDGHTLFDYDVRLNDTIQLLVRQSLVLPASGGSKERDSELSDTDSGCGLGQSESDKSSNSGEVASEADGKAGLADDDTWDETELGLYKVNEYVDARDTNMGAWFEAQVVRVTRKVPSQDEPCSSSSTLEEDVIYHVKYDDYPENGVVQMSSRDVRARARTVLKWQELEVGQVVMLNYNPDNPKERGFWYDAEIVRKRETRTVRELYANVRLGDNSLNDCRIIFVDEVFKIERPGEGSPVVDNPMRRKSGPSCKHCKDDESKTCRVCACHLCGGKQDPDKQLLCDECDMAFHIYCLCPPLSSIPKEDEWYCPECRNDASEVVLAGEKLKESKKKAKMASATSSSQRDWGKGMACVGRTKECTIVPSNHYGPIPGIPVGTMWRFRVQVSESGVHRPHVAGIHGRSNDGAYSLVLAGGYEDDVDNGNSFTYTGSGGRDLSGNKRTAEQSCDQKLTNTNRALALNCSAPINDRKGAEAKDWRAGKPVRVVRNVKGRKHSKYAPTEGNRYDGIYKVVRYWPEKGKSGFLVWRYLLRRDDTEPGPWTKEGKDRIKKLGLTMQYPEGYLEALARKEKENSKREAEEEEPQEEEEGGLTSPRRGKRKSKSAGGGKNGAGSPRGTPKKTKVEPYSLTAQQHGLIKEDRSNAKLWAETLKALKDGPFQKFLSKVEETFQCICCQELVFRPITTVCQHNVCKDCLDRSFKAQVFSCPACRYDLGRSYAMQVNQPLQAVLNHLFPGYGNGR from the exons ATGGGGAGcgagcggggcggggcggccgggcgCGGCGCAGCCAATGAGCGAGGCGGCTCAAGTGAAGGGGGGCGGGCCTTGGCGCGCGGGGCCCCTCGGCCGGTCCCGGCGGTGGGGGTGGGCGTGGGCTCGCTGGCGTGGCCCGCGCGGCCGGGCGGGAGCACAAGAGGGGCTCCGGggccgggggtcgggggtcgggggcagCCGGGTCGGCCGCGGGGCCGAG CACCAGCAGACACCATGTGGATCCAGGTCCGCACCATGGACGGGAAGGTGGCCCACACCGTGGACTCGCTGTCCAGGCTGACGAAGGTGGAGGAGCTGAGGAGGAAGATCCAGGAGCTGTTCCACGTGGAGCCTGGCTTGCAGAGGCTGTTCTTCCGAGGCAAGCAG ATGGAGGACGGCCACACTCTCTTCGATTACGACGTCCGCCTCAACGACACCATCCAGCTGCTCGTCCGGCAGAGCCTGGTGCTCCCGGCCAGCGGCGGCAGCAAGGAGAGGGACTCTGAGCTGTCCGACACGGACTCCGGCTGCGGCCTGGGCCAGAGCGAGTCTGACAAGTCATCCAACAGCGGCGAGGTGGCCAGCGAGGCGGACGGGAAGGCGGGCCTGGCGGACGACGACACGTGGGACGAGACGGAGCTGGGCCTGTACAAG GTCAACGAGTACGTCGACGCTCGGGACACCAACATGGGAGCCTGGTTCGAGGCGCAGGTCGTCAGGGTGACGAGGAAGGTGCCATCCCAGGACGAGCCCTGCAGCTCCAGCTCGACGCTGGAAGAAGATGTCATTTATCACGTGAAATATGACGA CTACCCGGAGAACGGAGTGGTCCAGATGAGCTCCCGGGACGTCCGGGCTCGAGCCCGAACCGTCCTCAAgtggcaggagctggaggtgggCCAGGTGGTCATGCTCAACTACAATCCCGACAACCCCAAGGAGCGTGGCTTCTGGTACGACGCCGAGATCGTGCGGAAGCGCGAGACCCGGACGGTGCGAGAGCTGTATGCCAACGTCAGGCTCGG GGACAATTCTCTCAACGACTGTCGGATCATCTTCGTAGACGAAGTTTTCAAGATTGAGCGCCCAGGCGAGGGGAGCCCCGTGGTCGACAACCCCATGAGGA GGAAGAGCGGGCCCTCCTGCAAGCACTGCAAGGACGACGAGAGCAAGACCTGCCGGGTGTGCGCCTGCCACCTGTGCGGGGGCAAGCAGGACCCCGACAAGCAGCTGCTGTGCGACGAGTGCGACATGGCCTTCCACATCTACTGCCTGTGCCCACCGCTCAGCAGCATCCCCAAGGAGGACGAGTG GTACTGCCCCGAGTGTCGGAATGACGCCAGCGAGGTGGTGCTGGCAGGGGAGAAGCTGAAGGAAAGCAAGAAGAAGGCGAAGATGGCGTCAGCCACGTCGTCCTCGCAGCGGGACTGGGGCAAG GGCATGGCGTGCGTGGGCCGCACCAAGGAGTGCACCATCGTCCCCTCCAACCACTACGGACCCATCCCGGGCATCCCCGTGGGCACCATGTGGAGGTTCCGAGTCCAG GTCAGCGAGTCGGGGGTCCACCGGCCTCACGTGGCGGGCATCCACGGCCGGAGCAACGACGGGGCGTACTCCCTGGTCCTGGCGGGGGGCTATGAGGACGATGTG GACAACGGGAACTCTTTCACGTACACGGGAAGCGGTGGGCGAGATCTTTCCGGCAACAAGCGGACTGCGGAACAGTCTTGCGATCAGAAACTCACCAACACCAACAG GGCGCTGGCCCTCAACTGCAGCGCACCCATCAACGACCGCAAAGGGGCCGAGGCCAAGGACTGGAGGGCGGGGAAGCCGGTCCGCGTGGTGCGCAACGTCAAGGGGCGCAAACACAGCAAGTACGCCCCCACCGAGGGCAACCGGTACGACGGCATCTACAAG GTGGTGAGGTACTGGCCCGAGAAGGGCAAGTCCGGCTTCCTGGTGTGGCGCTACCTGCTGCGGAGGGACGACACCGAGCCGGGCCCCTGGACCAAGGAGGGCAAGGACCGGATCAAGAAGCTGGGGCTGACCATGCAG TACCCGGAGGGCTACCTGGAGGCGCTGGCCCggaaggagaaggagaacagCAAGAGGGAGGCCGAGGAGGAGGAGccgcaggaggaggaggagggcggcCTCACGTCCCCCAGGAGGGGCAAGCGGAAGAGCAAGTCGGCAG GAGGTGGCAAGAACGGCGCCGGGTCCCCGCGAGGGACGCCCAAGAAAACCAAGGTGGAGCCCTACAGCCTCACGGCCCAGCAGCACGGCCTCATCAAGGAGGACAGGAGCAACGCGAAGCTGTGGGCCGAGACCCTGAAGGCGCTCAAGGACGGCCCG TTTCAGAAATTCCTGAGTAAAGTGGAGGAGACGTTCCAGTGCATCTGCTGCCAGGAGCTGGTCTTCCGCCCCATCACCACTGTGTGCCAACATAACGTATGCAAG
- the UHRF1 gene encoding E3 ubiquitin-protein ligase UHRF1 isoform X2, whose amino-acid sequence MWIQVRTMDGKVAHTVDSLSRLTKVEELRRKIQELFHVEPGLQRLFFRGKQMEDGHTLFDYDVRLNDTIQLLVRQSLVLPASGGSKERDSELSDTDSGCGLGQSESDKSSNSGEVASEADGKAGLADDDTWDETELGLYKVNEYVDARDTNMGAWFEAQVVRVTRKVPSQDEPCSSSSTLEEDVIYHVKYDDYPENGVVQMSSRDVRARARTVLKWQELEVGQVVMLNYNPDNPKERGFWYDAEIVRKRETRTVRELYANVRLGDNSLNDCRIIFVDEVFKIERPGEGSPVVDNPMRRKSGPSCKHCKDDESKTCRVCACHLCGGKQDPDKQLLCDECDMAFHIYCLCPPLSSIPKEDEWYCPECRNDASEVVLAGEKLKESKKKAKMASATSSSQRDWGKGMACVGRTKECTIVPSNHYGPIPGIPVGTMWRFRVQVSESGVHRPHVAGIHGRSNDGAYSLVLAGGYEDDVDNGNSFTYTGSGGRDLSGNKRTAEQSCDQKLTNTNRALALNCSAPINDRKGAEAKDWRAGKPVRVVRNVKGRKHSKYAPTEGNRYDGIYKVVRYWPEKGKSGFLVWRYLLRRDDTEPGPWTKEGKDRIKKLGLTMQYPEGYLEALARKEKENSKREAEEEEPQEEEEGGLTSPRRGKRKSKSAGGGKNGAGSPRGTPKKTKVEPYSLTAQQHGLIKEDRSNAKLWAETLKALKDGPFQKFLSKVEETFQCICCQELVFRPITTVCQHNVCKDCLDRSFKAQVFSCPACRYDLGRSYAMQVNQPLQAVLNHLFPGYGNGR is encoded by the exons ATGTGGATCCAGGTCCGCACCATGGACGGGAAGGTGGCCCACACCGTGGACTCGCTGTCCAGGCTGACGAAGGTGGAGGAGCTGAGGAGGAAGATCCAGGAGCTGTTCCACGTGGAGCCTGGCTTGCAGAGGCTGTTCTTCCGAGGCAAGCAG ATGGAGGACGGCCACACTCTCTTCGATTACGACGTCCGCCTCAACGACACCATCCAGCTGCTCGTCCGGCAGAGCCTGGTGCTCCCGGCCAGCGGCGGCAGCAAGGAGAGGGACTCTGAGCTGTCCGACACGGACTCCGGCTGCGGCCTGGGCCAGAGCGAGTCTGACAAGTCATCCAACAGCGGCGAGGTGGCCAGCGAGGCGGACGGGAAGGCGGGCCTGGCGGACGACGACACGTGGGACGAGACGGAGCTGGGCCTGTACAAG GTCAACGAGTACGTCGACGCTCGGGACACCAACATGGGAGCCTGGTTCGAGGCGCAGGTCGTCAGGGTGACGAGGAAGGTGCCATCCCAGGACGAGCCCTGCAGCTCCAGCTCGACGCTGGAAGAAGATGTCATTTATCACGTGAAATATGACGA CTACCCGGAGAACGGAGTGGTCCAGATGAGCTCCCGGGACGTCCGGGCTCGAGCCCGAACCGTCCTCAAgtggcaggagctggaggtgggCCAGGTGGTCATGCTCAACTACAATCCCGACAACCCCAAGGAGCGTGGCTTCTGGTACGACGCCGAGATCGTGCGGAAGCGCGAGACCCGGACGGTGCGAGAGCTGTATGCCAACGTCAGGCTCGG GGACAATTCTCTCAACGACTGTCGGATCATCTTCGTAGACGAAGTTTTCAAGATTGAGCGCCCAGGCGAGGGGAGCCCCGTGGTCGACAACCCCATGAGGA GGAAGAGCGGGCCCTCCTGCAAGCACTGCAAGGACGACGAGAGCAAGACCTGCCGGGTGTGCGCCTGCCACCTGTGCGGGGGCAAGCAGGACCCCGACAAGCAGCTGCTGTGCGACGAGTGCGACATGGCCTTCCACATCTACTGCCTGTGCCCACCGCTCAGCAGCATCCCCAAGGAGGACGAGTG GTACTGCCCCGAGTGTCGGAATGACGCCAGCGAGGTGGTGCTGGCAGGGGAGAAGCTGAAGGAAAGCAAGAAGAAGGCGAAGATGGCGTCAGCCACGTCGTCCTCGCAGCGGGACTGGGGCAAG GGCATGGCGTGCGTGGGCCGCACCAAGGAGTGCACCATCGTCCCCTCCAACCACTACGGACCCATCCCGGGCATCCCCGTGGGCACCATGTGGAGGTTCCGAGTCCAG GTCAGCGAGTCGGGGGTCCACCGGCCTCACGTGGCGGGCATCCACGGCCGGAGCAACGACGGGGCGTACTCCCTGGTCCTGGCGGGGGGCTATGAGGACGATGTG GACAACGGGAACTCTTTCACGTACACGGGAAGCGGTGGGCGAGATCTTTCCGGCAACAAGCGGACTGCGGAACAGTCTTGCGATCAGAAACTCACCAACACCAACAG GGCGCTGGCCCTCAACTGCAGCGCACCCATCAACGACCGCAAAGGGGCCGAGGCCAAGGACTGGAGGGCGGGGAAGCCGGTCCGCGTGGTGCGCAACGTCAAGGGGCGCAAACACAGCAAGTACGCCCCCACCGAGGGCAACCGGTACGACGGCATCTACAAG GTGGTGAGGTACTGGCCCGAGAAGGGCAAGTCCGGCTTCCTGGTGTGGCGCTACCTGCTGCGGAGGGACGACACCGAGCCGGGCCCCTGGACCAAGGAGGGCAAGGACCGGATCAAGAAGCTGGGGCTGACCATGCAG TACCCGGAGGGCTACCTGGAGGCGCTGGCCCggaaggagaaggagaacagCAAGAGGGAGGCCGAGGAGGAGGAGccgcaggaggaggaggagggcggcCTCACGTCCCCCAGGAGGGGCAAGCGGAAGAGCAAGTCGGCAG GAGGTGGCAAGAACGGCGCCGGGTCCCCGCGAGGGACGCCCAAGAAAACCAAGGTGGAGCCCTACAGCCTCACGGCCCAGCAGCACGGCCTCATCAAGGAGGACAGGAGCAACGCGAAGCTGTGGGCCGAGACCCTGAAGGCGCTCAAGGACGGCCCG TTTCAGAAATTCCTGAGTAAAGTGGAGGAGACGTTCCAGTGCATCTGCTGCCAGGAGCTGGTCTTCCGCCCCATCACCACTGTGTGCCAACATAACGTATGCAAG